The following are encoded together in the Deinococcus multiflagellatus genome:
- a CDS encoding DUF2231 domain-containing protein: protein MLKRHTPPAHAAEDLLSNHDTLEVTAERLQTLLRQAEDTLPPALLDFLHGEPLGHPLHPILIHLPLGGWLIAAALDYLPAKTPGGNEAAADLALTLGTAGAVGAIAAGWADWSNTQGEARRTGLIHGLVNEVAFTLNVASLLARKKGKRGLGKALSGAGLLLAGAGGFLGGELVYRHGLGVGRTLAHRQG from the coding sequence ATGCTCAAGCGCCACACCCCGCCCGCCCACGCCGCCGAGGACCTGCTTAGCAACCACGACACCCTGGAAGTTACCGCCGAGCGCCTGCAGACCCTGTTGCGGCAGGCCGAGGACACACTGCCGCCGGCTCTGCTGGACTTCCTGCACGGTGAACCGCTAGGCCACCCACTGCACCCCATCCTGATTCACCTGCCGCTGGGCGGCTGGCTGATTGCGGCGGCGCTGGATTACCTGCCCGCCAAAACCCCAGGGGGCAACGAGGCCGCCGCCGATCTGGCCCTGACGCTGGGGACCGCAGGCGCCGTGGGGGCCATCGCCGCTGGCTGGGCCGACTGGTCGAACACCCAGGGCGAGGCCCGGCGCACCGGCCTGATTCACGGTCTGGTGAACGAGGTGGCCTTTACCCTGAACGTGGCGTCCCTGCTGGCGCGCAAGAAGGGCAAGCGCGGGCTGGGCAAGGCGCTGTCCGGGGCGGGGCTGCTGCTGGCCGGTGCCGGCGGGTTCCTGGGCGGCGAACTGGTCTACCGCCACGGCCTGGGCGTGGGGCGCACCCTGGCCCACCGCCAGGGCTAG
- a CDS encoding aminotransferase class I/II-fold pyridoxal phosphate-dependent enzyme — protein MSWAVLEERLGALQAAHRERTLHDWTPDPQPGYVRVNGARLLDLASNDYLGLSRRAWTPETAQAALRGHLLPAELEVVLDALTRYGAGAARLINGNHPVYALLERELADLKGTQAALVFGSGLAANLGVIPALVGRGDAVFSDALNHASIIDGVRLSRAQTHIYPTRDLAALEAQLRASPAPRKLIVTDALFSMDGTLAPLPELVALKRRYGAWLMVDEAHTGGVYGPQGAGLAHAQGVGGEIDVLMGTLGKAYGSVGAYIAGDEVLIRYLLNAARTFIFTTGLPPANIAVGLLNVLQARSMDAERRTLQGHAARFRRALTAQGLDTAGSESQVVPVVLGAEDVTLRRAAELRAQGFGAVAIRPPTVAPGSTRIRFALSAAHEWADLERCVAALAPAQPAR, from the coding sequence TTGAGCTGGGCGGTGCTGGAAGAGCGCCTCGGCGCCCTGCAAGCCGCCCACCGCGAGCGCACCCTGCACGACTGGACGCCCGACCCCCAGCCCGGGTACGTGCGGGTGAACGGGGCGCGCCTGCTGGACCTCGCCTCGAACGATTACCTGGGGCTGTCGCGGCGGGCCTGGACGCCCGAAACGGCCCAGGCGGCGCTGCGCGGCCACCTCCTGCCCGCAGAGCTAGAGGTGGTGCTGGACGCCCTGACCCGTTACGGCGCCGGGGCCGCGCGGCTGATCAACGGTAACCACCCGGTGTATGCCCTGCTGGAACGCGAACTGGCCGACCTGAAGGGCACCCAGGCCGCGCTGGTGTTCGGCAGCGGGCTGGCCGCCAACCTGGGCGTGATTCCCGCGCTGGTGGGCCGGGGCGACGCCGTGTTCAGCGACGCCCTGAACCACGCCTCCATCATTGACGGCGTGCGCCTGAGCCGCGCCCAGACGCACATTTACCCCACGCGGGATCTGGCGGCCCTGGAAGCGCAGCTGCGGGCCAGCCCCGCCCCCCGCAAGCTGATCGTCACCGACGCCCTGTTCAGCATGGACGGCACGTTGGCCCCGCTGCCCGAACTGGTGGCCCTGAAACGCCGCTACGGCGCGTGGCTGATGGTGGACGAGGCCCACACCGGCGGCGTGTACGGCCCCCAGGGCGCCGGGCTGGCCCACGCGCAGGGGGTGGGCGGCGAGATTGACGTCCTCATGGGCACGCTGGGCAAAGCGTACGGCAGCGTGGGCGCCTACATCGCCGGGGATGAGGTGCTGATTCGCTACCTGCTGAACGCCGCGCGCACCTTCATCTTCACGACAGGCCTACCCCCGGCGAATATCGCCGTGGGCCTGCTGAACGTGCTGCAGGCCCGCAGCATGGACGCCGAGCGCCGCACCCTGCAGGGCCACGCCGCGAGGTTTCGCCGCGCCCTGACCGCCCAGGGGCTGGACACCGCTGGCAGCGAGTCCCAGGTGGTCCCGGTGGTGCTGGGCGCCGAGGACGTGACCCTGCGCCGCGCCGCCGAATTGCGTGCCCAGGGCTTCGGCGCTGTGGCCATTCGCCCGCCCACCGTGGCGCCGGGAAGCACCCGGATTCGCTTCGCCCTCAGCGCGGCGCACGAATGGGCAGATCTGGAACGGTGCGTGGCCGCCCTGGCCCCGGCCCAGCCCGCGCGCTGA
- the bioA gene encoding adenosylmethionine--8-amino-7-oxononanoate transaminase produces the protein MPADPILALDARHVWHPFTQARTAPDPTVIVRGEGASLYTADGTRLLDLVSSWWVNLHGHAHPDIAGAIAAQAHALEHVIFAGFTHAPAATLAARLADQLPGDLNRVFYSDNGSTAVEVALKIALQAAHNRGEARTRLLAFEGGYHGDTFGAMSAGASSGFYAPFQDKLFDVTFLPYPATWAGDPAVEAKEAAALSALDAALGEDVAAIILEPLLQGAAGMRLTRPAFVDEVMRRVRGAGALVIFDEVMTGFGRTGQLWAAHHLHGAPDLMCLSKGLTGGFLPMGVTATTEVLYRAFDGDSFAQAFAHGHSYTANPLACAAALASLDLTLSPETAAHWARIGAAHAAFLPELAAHPCLQHVRQCGTVLAAEIHGAGEYGGNVSLDLRRFFAARGLLLRPLGNVVYLLPPYVVTNEELRQGHEALLAAATGFGRPHGGAHGEGAS, from the coding sequence ATGCCGGCTGACCCCATCCTGGCGCTGGACGCCCGGCACGTCTGGCACCCGTTCACGCAGGCGCGCACGGCGCCGGACCCCACCGTCATCGTGCGCGGCGAGGGCGCCAGCCTGTACACGGCGGACGGGACGCGGCTGCTGGACCTCGTGAGTTCGTGGTGGGTGAACCTGCACGGGCACGCCCACCCGGACATTGCCGGGGCGATTGCCGCGCAGGCGCACGCGCTGGAACACGTGATTTTCGCGGGTTTTACCCACGCGCCCGCCGCCACCCTGGCCGCCCGGCTGGCTGACCAGCTGCCCGGCGACCTGAACCGCGTCTTCTACTCCGACAACGGCTCGACCGCTGTGGAGGTGGCGCTGAAAATCGCCCTGCAAGCCGCCCACAACCGGGGCGAGGCCCGCACCCGCCTGCTGGCCTTTGAAGGTGGCTACCACGGCGACACCTTCGGCGCCATGAGCGCCGGGGCCAGCAGCGGCTTCTACGCGCCGTTTCAGGACAAGCTCTTTGACGTGACCTTCCTGCCCTACCCCGCCACCTGGGCTGGGGACCCGGCGGTGGAGGCCAAAGAGGCAGCGGCCCTCAGCGCCCTGGACGCTGCGCTGGGCGAGGACGTGGCGGCGATCATCCTGGAACCGCTGCTGCAAGGCGCCGCCGGCATGCGCCTGACCCGCCCCGCCTTCGTGGACGAGGTGATGCGCCGCGTGCGGGGGGCAGGGGCCCTGGTGATTTTCGACGAGGTGATGACCGGCTTTGGCCGCACCGGGCAGCTGTGGGCCGCCCACCACCTGCACGGAGCCCCGGACCTGATGTGCCTCAGCAAGGGCCTGACCGGCGGCTTTCTGCCCATGGGCGTGACCGCCACCACCGAAGTGCTGTACCGCGCCTTTGACGGCGATTCCTTTGCCCAGGCGTTCGCCCACGGCCACTCCTACACCGCCAATCCGCTGGCCTGCGCGGCGGCCCTGGCCTCGCTGGACCTCACCCTGAGTCCGGAAACGGCGGCGCACTGGGCGCGGATCGGCGCGGCGCACGCGGCTTTTCTGCCCGAACTGGCCGCGCACCCCTGCCTTCAGCATGTTCGCCAGTGCGGCACCGTCCTGGCCGCCGAGATTCACGGCGCGGGCGAGTACGGCGGCAACGTCAGCCTGGACCTGCGCCGCTTTTTCGCCGCGCGCGGGCTGCTGCTGCGCCCGCTGGGCAACGTGGTGTACCTGCTGCCGCCGTATGTGGTCACGAACGAGGAACTGCGCCAGGGTCACGAGGCCTTGCTGGCCGCTGCCACGGGGTTTGGCCGCCCGCATGGGGGCGCGCACGGGGAAGGCGCCTCTTGA
- a CDS encoding PaaI family thioesterase yields the protein MTLHPDLQLPTPHELDTLSPEELAGRMNALSGTLGTRLGIEFTQVGRERVVARMPVEGNRQPAGRLHGGANLALAEELASVGSWLNLDPQRQVAVGVDLSGTHVRGVTDGWVTGEGVLAYRGRTVLVWTIEIKDERGRVTSMARCTCNVIAVGA from the coding sequence ATGACGCTGCACCCCGACCTTCAGCTGCCCACCCCCCACGAACTCGACACCCTGAGCCCAGAAGAACTGGCCGGGCGCATGAACGCCCTGTCCGGCACGCTGGGCACGCGCCTGGGCATTGAGTTCACGCAGGTGGGCCGCGAGCGGGTGGTGGCGCGGATGCCGGTGGAGGGCAACCGCCAGCCCGCCGGGCGCCTGCACGGCGGCGCCAACCTCGCCCTGGCCGAGGAACTTGCCAGCGTGGGCTCGTGGCTGAACCTAGACCCCCAGCGGCAGGTGGCCGTGGGCGTGGATCTCAGCGGCACCCATGTGCGTGGCGTCACGGACGGCTGGGTGACGGGCGAAGGCGTCCTGGCCTACCGGGGCCGCACGGTACTCGTCTGGACCATTGAGATCAAGGACGAGCGCGGCCGGGTCACCAGCATGGCCCGCTGTACGTGCAATGTGATTGCGGTGGGGGCGTAA
- a CDS encoding CobW family GTP-binding protein produces the protein MSTPDSPADQRIPVVVVGGFLGAGKTTLVNHLIRSLPHRLGVIVNEFGAAGVDGSLIERLQDDVTELTAGCLCCTGRDDLLRALVTIAMRDRRPDAVIVELSGVADPTPVLTTLLERSVRAAFRVTTLVAVVDAQYVLQTLREHPEAARQLAYANVVVLNKTDLADPGRLAHAEEVLRGVNPLAAVKKVEQGQVDAAALIARDDFDPRVLDGVDEKAAHTPGLKSFTLHAERPLDPYAWQRFMTDFLLSRPAEVLRAKGFLDLHGYPQRILFQAVRDLFTADAWAAGDGTSELVVIGRGLDKAEFEAAWTACVTPDPRDLIPD, from the coding sequence ATGAGCACGCCCGATTCCCCGGCCGATCAGCGCATTCCCGTCGTGGTGGTGGGCGGCTTTCTAGGGGCGGGCAAGACCACGCTGGTCAACCACCTGATCCGCAGCCTGCCCCACCGCCTGGGCGTGATCGTGAACGAATTTGGCGCGGCGGGCGTGGACGGCAGCCTGATCGAGCGCCTGCAGGACGACGTGACCGAATTGACCGCCGGCTGCCTGTGCTGCACCGGGCGCGACGACCTGCTGCGCGCGCTGGTGACCATCGCCATGCGCGACCGCAGGCCCGACGCCGTGATCGTGGAACTCTCAGGCGTGGCCGACCCCACCCCGGTGCTCACCACACTGCTGGAACGCTCGGTGCGCGCGGCGTTCCGGGTCACGACCCTGGTGGCGGTGGTGGACGCCCAATACGTCCTCCAGACCCTGCGCGAGCACCCAGAAGCCGCGCGGCAACTGGCCTATGCGAACGTGGTGGTGCTGAACAAGACCGATCTGGCCGACCCAGGGCGGCTGGCCCACGCCGAAGAGGTGCTGCGCGGCGTCAACCCGCTGGCGGCCGTGAAAAAGGTGGAGCAGGGGCAGGTGGACGCGGCGGCCCTGATCGCCCGCGACGACTTTGACCCCCGCGTGCTGGACGGGGTGGACGAAAAGGCCGCGCATACCCCGGGCCTGAAATCGTTCACCCTGCACGCCGAGCGGCCCCTGGACCCGTATGCGTGGCAGCGCTTCATGACCGACTTCCTGCTCTCGCGCCCGGCCGAGGTGCTGCGGGCCAAGGGCTTTTTAGACCTGCACGGCTACCCGCAGCGCATTCTGTTTCAGGCGGTGCGCGACCTGTTCACCGCCGACGCCTGGGCGGCCGGGGACGGCACGTCTGAACTGGTGGTGATCGGCCGGGGCCTGGACAAGGCCGAATTTGAAGCCGCGTGGACAGCCTGCGTGACCCCAGACCCCCGCGACCTGATTCCCGATTGA
- the bioB gene encoding biotin synthase BioB, producing the protein MLNLDTLAGRVLRGERLSHREGLELLTLPDHDTLRLVDAAWRVRREAFGDRVKVNVLLNAKSGICAEDCHYCSQAKGAETDIPRYRVLHPREMLEEARKAQAAGAQRYCIVLAGRGGTWSEVEQVGEATRLIKAETGLEVCACMGLLLGEEGQKKAQALREAGVDAYNHNLNTHEDHYSNICSTHTYADRVETLTHAAQAGMSTCSGVIIGMGESLEQIVDLAATLRDRGADSIPVNFLIPIDGTGLDGAQTTAHFTPWFCLRVLSLFRLFNPRAELRASAGRELHLRSLQPLALLVANSIFLGNYLTEEGQAAGADWAMIEDLGLHADASGPHRLNAQPQPVPALGD; encoded by the coding sequence ATGCTGAACCTTGACACCCTGGCTGGGCGCGTGCTGCGCGGCGAACGGCTTTCTCACCGCGAAGGCCTGGAACTTCTGACCCTGCCCGACCACGACACCCTGCGCCTCGTGGACGCCGCGTGGCGCGTGCGCCGCGAAGCTTTTGGCGACCGCGTGAAGGTGAACGTGCTGCTGAACGCCAAGAGCGGCATCTGCGCCGAGGACTGCCACTACTGCTCGCAGGCCAAGGGCGCCGAGACCGACATTCCCCGCTACCGCGTGCTGCACCCGCGCGAGATGCTGGAAGAAGCCAGGAAAGCCCAGGCGGCGGGCGCGCAGCGCTACTGCATTGTGCTGGCCGGGCGCGGCGGCACCTGGAGCGAGGTGGAGCAGGTGGGCGAGGCCACCCGCCTGATCAAGGCCGAAACTGGCCTGGAAGTCTGCGCCTGCATGGGCCTGCTGCTGGGCGAGGAAGGCCAGAAAAAGGCCCAGGCCCTGCGCGAGGCCGGCGTGGACGCCTACAACCACAACCTCAATACCCACGAGGACCACTACAGCAACATCTGCTCCACGCACACCTACGCCGACCGGGTGGAAACCCTGACCCACGCGGCGCAGGCGGGCATGAGCACCTGCTCGGGCGTGATTATCGGCATGGGCGAGAGCCTGGAGCAGATCGTGGACCTGGCCGCCACCCTGCGGGACCGGGGCGCGGATTCCATTCCGGTGAACTTCCTGATTCCCATTGACGGCACTGGCCTGGACGGCGCCCAGACCACCGCGCACTTCACGCCGTGGTTCTGCCTGCGGGTGCTGTCGCTGTTCCGGCTGTTCAATCCGCGCGCCGAACTGCGCGCCAGCGCCGGGCGCGAACTGCACCTGCGCAGCCTGCAACCGCTGGCGCTGCTGGTGGCCAATTCCATCTTCCTGGGCAACTACCTGACCGAAGAGGGGCAGGCGGCCGGCGCCGACTGGGCCATGATTGAGGACCTGGGCCTGCACGCCGACGCATCTGGCCCGCACCGCTTGAACGCCCAGCCCCAGCCTGTGCCCGCCCTGGGCGACTGA
- the bioD gene encoding dethiobiotin synthase encodes MHPTFFVTGTDTGVGKTVLSAALCRAWGAAYWKPLQTGAQDGDDDTREVARLAVLRPDQVFAPARVYGGPFAPEWAATLEGTRVSVAEVLARCPAPPGPLIVEGAGGVLVPVNEQETMLDLMAAHGAPVIVAARSALGTINHTLLTVGALRARGLRVHGVVLIGPPAPHNRDAIERHGAVRVLADLPPLGEVTPETVAQAAALFGPLEPLHAG; translated from the coding sequence GTGCACCCCACCTTCTTTGTCACCGGCACCGATACCGGCGTGGGCAAGACGGTCCTGAGCGCCGCGCTGTGCCGCGCCTGGGGGGCCGCCTACTGGAAGCCCCTGCAAACCGGCGCGCAGGACGGCGACGACGACACCCGCGAGGTGGCCCGGCTGGCCGTCCTGCGCCCGGATCAGGTCTTCGCCCCGGCCCGGGTGTACGGGGGCCCCTTTGCCCCCGAATGGGCCGCCACGCTGGAAGGCACGCGCGTCTCGGTGGCCGAGGTGCTGGCCCGCTGCCCTGCCCCCCCCGGCCCCCTGATCGTGGAAGGCGCGGGCGGCGTGCTGGTGCCGGTGAACGAGCAGGAGACCATGCTGGACCTGATGGCCGCGCACGGCGCCCCGGTGATCGTGGCGGCGCGCAGCGCGCTGGGCACCATCAATCACACCCTCCTGACCGTGGGGGCGCTGCGGGCCCGGGGCCTGCGGGTGCACGGCGTGGTCCTGATTGGCCCCCCCGCCCCCCACAACCGGGACGCCATCGAGCGCCACGGCGCCGTGCGCGTGCTGGCCGACCTGCCCCCGCTGGGCGAGGTGACGCCGGAAACGGTCGCGCAGGCCGCCGCGCTCTTTGGGCCCCTGGAGCCGCTGCATGCCGGCTGA
- a CDS encoding eCIS core domain-containing protein, producing MEYQRQRSQIRPSKERSLVVENGLADPQVALQRQVMQLLERPARLQRQAAGPVLRASGLEQQEVARLAVQRQTVSEQLAALPQVEAAPIQRQVQPVPAKPQSPADWVTVMRHRAEQVEGKSLDTRQYAQFTALQRQVANTLVQGFRSDRGPAQARYDTYGEHLATLQRHEISAPVSRVVLGLVPPGERLALQRAVDTAVQRYEAEAALSATAAHRQTLQRQLAELDAEATQPVLQRIQARRGGGNPLPEAIQRHLEQGLNHDLSRVRIHDDAEADRLAKGVNALAFTTGSDIFFRSGKFNPNSQSGLELLAHEVTHTVQQSQGRVGPGVDPDAGLEAEARTMGAKLAVSPVKVTKVQRATLRSIHSAAPLQRQLEPRTPVSGQVPLDAARLEQLRRLTVDYKKLVDSGVITPAEQQKVNAALRQVSGSIQRAQSLAGRGGTARMLAAGSVSGAGALLADDVTGIGVADDVAIPFVLLFGAGAFVVSKFTQSSSAEQQQAWQGAQGAVNTAVAVLGGVVAMGKKRSQARTETQARTGTTTATAANQRQQPIHTMRFQVQWGSNSGGPTFSEVVNAPGNVGVTSAQAVAALTAVVASVSPKAARLAAAPALAKQLKFVNAAPPAGLTQQYRSWSAYFPYLKFKDARVDVENLRGHNLRT from the coding sequence ATGGAGTACCAGCGCCAGCGTTCCCAGATCCGTCCGTCTAAAGAGCGTTCTCTCGTCGTGGAAAACGGGTTGGCCGACCCACAGGTGGCCCTGCAGCGGCAAGTGATGCAATTGCTTGAACGGCCTGCACGCCTGCAGCGGCAAGCGGCTGGGCCAGTGCTGCGGGCCTCAGGGTTAGAGCAGCAAGAGGTAGCCCGGCTCGCTGTTCAGCGCCAAACCGTCAGTGAGCAGTTGGCCGCCTTGCCCCAGGTGGAGGCTGCACCGATTCAGCGACAGGTCCAGCCCGTGCCCGCCAAACCTCAGAGCCCCGCCGACTGGGTGACGGTGATGCGCCACCGGGCCGAGCAGGTTGAAGGCAAGTCCCTGGACACGCGGCAATATGCCCAGTTCACGGCGCTGCAACGACAAGTAGCGAATACGTTGGTCCAAGGCTTTCGTTCAGACCGAGGCCCCGCCCAAGCGAGATATGACACCTACGGCGAGCATTTAGCGACCCTGCAACGCCATGAGATCAGTGCGCCAGTCAGCCGCGTGGTGCTGGGCCTGGTGCCCCCTGGGGAACGCCTAGCCCTTCAGCGAGCCGTGGACACAGCCGTTCAGCGCTACGAGGCTGAGGCGGCCCTATCAGCCACCGCTGCCCACCGCCAGACCCTACAGCGGCAGTTGGCGGAATTGGATGCGGAAGCGACGCAGCCAGTCTTGCAGCGCATTCAAGCCCGACGGGGCGGAGGCAATCCTCTGCCCGAAGCGATTCAACGGCACCTCGAACAAGGGCTCAACCACGACCTGTCCCGGGTGCGCATCCACGATGATGCGGAAGCGGACAGGCTCGCTAAGGGTGTCAATGCCCTGGCCTTCACCACCGGCAGCGACATTTTCTTCCGAAGTGGGAAGTTCAATCCGAACAGCCAATCTGGCCTGGAATTGCTGGCGCATGAAGTCACCCATACCGTGCAGCAGTCGCAAGGGCGCGTCGGCCCGGGTGTGGACCCCGATGCTGGGCTGGAAGCCGAGGCCCGGACGATGGGCGCCAAGCTCGCCGTGTCTCCAGTCAAAGTGACGAAGGTGCAGCGGGCAACCCTACGTTCTATTCATTCTGCAGCGCCGCTCCAACGTCAGCTGGAACCAAGGACTCCAGTATCCGGCCAGGTTCCTCTTGACGCGGCTCGCCTGGAACAACTTCGGAGACTCACCGTGGACTACAAAAAGTTGGTGGACTCTGGAGTCATTACGCCCGCCGAGCAGCAAAAGGTCAATGCGGCTTTGCGCCAGGTTTCAGGCAGCATTCAGAGGGCACAGTCGCTCGCTGGACGCGGAGGTACGGCTCGCATGCTCGCTGCTGGAAGTGTGAGTGGTGCGGGCGCGCTTCTTGCCGATGACGTCACCGGAATAGGGGTTGCCGACGATGTAGCCATTCCATTCGTGCTTCTCTTCGGTGCAGGGGCTTTCGTTGTCTCCAAATTCACTCAGTCATCGTCGGCTGAGCAGCAGCAGGCTTGGCAAGGGGCACAGGGGGCCGTGAATACTGCGGTGGCCGTGCTGGGTGGCGTCGTCGCAATGGGTAAAAAGCGATCTCAAGCCCGCACTGAGACGCAGGCCAGAACCGGGACCACGACTGCCACAGCCGCGAATCAACGGCAGCAGCCCATACACACCATGCGCTTTCAGGTGCAATGGGGGTCAAATTCCGGTGGTCCGACCTTCTCAGAAGTGGTGAACGCGCCAGGTAACGTGGGCGTCACTTCTGCACAAGCAGTCGCGGCCTTGACAGCTGTGGTGGCCTCGGTGAGCCCAAAGGCGGCTCGCCTGGCTGCGGCGCCGGCTCTTGCGAAGCAGCTCAAGTTCGTCAACGCTGCTCCTCCTGCAGGCCTCACCCAGCAATATCGGTCCTGGAGCGCCTACTTTCCCTATCTGAAGTTCAAAGATGCGCGCGTTGATGTAGAGAATTTGCGCGGGCACAACTTGAGGACCTGA
- a CDS encoding ABC transporter ATP-binding protein encodes MPASPSVLRRLYGLLTPYRRTVGTGLLLLIGSVAAELYPPLVWIRVVDQGLPARDWTFIGGHLALLVAVFGVQQLLSAWRGLLLEQAGQQFTLDLRLALYRKLQGQSAAYFESQRTGDLIARVTGDVDALQDVLVRGTDAVLANALRLIGVVAVFVALQPLLGVLTTLPMLAVGAMLWRYGRTVQPAYRAARARLGDLSALVADRISGIRVVQGFAREGAEAARVEALGRALYAEQLRAVRLRNRAFPRARFVGNLGNVIMLGGGAWLILAGQFTLGGLLAYRGYGRYFYGPIDDLVNIGDLLQRAAASGGRVFEVLDAPVAVQDRPGARPLPEPARGEVRFEGVTFGYDPARPVLRNVTLTIPAGQRVALLGESGAGKSTLLGLLTRTHDPQQGRVSLDGADLRDLTLNSLHTHTAVMAQDTFLFHDTVAANVRYARPDATDAEVHAALQAAHALGFVQALPDGLNTVVGERGVRLSGGQRQRLSIARTLLARPTVLLLDEPTSAVDAQSEAQVVAALGALMQGRTALIVTHRLSLARTADRVVVVREGSIVEDGPPDVLRRHGGAYAALERAMGEAVGEELPVA; translated from the coding sequence ATGCCGGCCTCGCCCTCCGTTCTGCGCCGCCTGTATGGCCTGCTCACCCCCTACCGCCGCACGGTGGGCACCGGGCTGCTGCTGCTGATCGGCAGTGTGGCCGCCGAACTGTACCCGCCGCTGGTCTGGATTCGCGTCGTGGACCAGGGCCTGCCCGCCCGGGACTGGACGTTTATCGGGGGGCACCTCGCGCTGCTGGTGGCGGTGTTTGGGGTGCAGCAGCTCCTGTCGGCGTGGCGGGGGCTGCTGCTGGAACAGGCGGGGCAGCAGTTCACGCTGGACCTGCGGCTGGCGCTGTACCGCAAGCTGCAGGGGCAGTCGGCGGCGTATTTCGAGTCTCAGCGCACAGGCGACCTGATCGCCCGCGTCACCGGTGACGTGGACGCCCTGCAGGACGTGCTGGTGCGCGGCACCGACGCGGTGCTCGCCAACGCCCTGCGCCTGATCGGGGTGGTGGCGGTCTTTGTGGCCCTGCAGCCGCTGCTGGGGGTGCTGACCACGCTGCCCATGCTGGCGGTGGGGGCGATGCTCTGGCGCTATGGCCGCACCGTGCAGCCCGCCTACCGCGCCGCCCGCGCCCGCCTGGGCGACCTGAGCGCCCTGGTGGCCGACCGCATAAGCGGCATCCGGGTGGTGCAGGGCTTTGCGCGCGAAGGGGCCGAAGCCGCCCGGGTGGAAGCCCTGGGCCGCGCCCTGTACGCCGAGCAGCTGCGGGCCGTGCGGCTGCGCAACCGCGCCTTTCCCCGCGCCCGCTTTGTGGGCAACCTGGGCAACGTGATCATGCTGGGCGGCGGCGCGTGGCTGATTCTGGCCGGGCAGTTCACGCTGGGCGGGCTGCTGGCCTACCGGGGCTACGGGCGCTACTTTTACGGCCCCATTGACGATCTGGTGAATATTGGCGACCTGCTGCAGCGCGCGGCGGCCAGTGGGGGGCGGGTCTTTGAGGTGCTGGACGCCCCCGTGGCCGTGCAGGACCGTCCCGGCGCCCGGCCGCTGCCGGAACCCGCGCGGGGCGAAGTGCGCTTTGAAGGGGTGACCTTTGGGTACGACCCAGCCCGCCCTGTGCTGCGGAATGTCACCCTGACCATTCCGGCCGGGCAGCGCGTGGCCCTGCTGGGCGAATCCGGCGCGGGCAAAAGCACCCTGCTGGGCCTGCTGACCCGCACCCACGACCCGCAGCAGGGCCGCGTGAGCCTGGACGGCGCAGACCTGCGCGACCTCACCCTGAACAGCCTGCACACCCACACCGCCGTGATGGCCCAGGACACCTTCCTCTTTCACGACACCGTGGCTGCCAACGTGCGCTACGCCCGCCCCGACGCCACCGACGCCGAGGTCCACGCCGCGCTGCAGGCCGCCCACGCCCTGGGCTTTGTGCAGGCCCTGCCCGACGGCTTAAACACCGTGGTGGGCGAACGCGGGGTCAGGCTCTCGGGTGGGCAGCGCCAGCGCCTGTCCATTGCCCGCACCCTGCTGGCCCGGCCCACCGTGCTGCTGCTGGACGAGCCCACCAGCGCCGTGGACGCCCAGAGCGAGGCGCAGGTGGTGGCGGCCCTGGGGGCACTGATGCAGGGCCGCACCGCCTTGATCGTGACCCACCGCCTTAGCCTGGCGCGCACCGCCGACCGGGTGGTGGTGGTGCGTGAGGGCAGCATCGTGGAAGACGGGCCCCCGGACGTACTGCGCCGCCACGGAGGCGCCTACGCGGCCCTGGAGCGGGCGATGGGTGAAGCCGTGGGCGAGGAGTTGCCGGTGGCTTAA